The nucleotide sequence CCCTCGGCCTGCAGGTCCTTGTCGTCGGTGGCCTCGCCGGCGGCCTCCTTGGCCTTACCGCCGAGCTCCTCGGTCTTGTTGCTGATCTTGTCTCCGAGTCCCATGAGCGGTTCCCCTCCGGAGTGCGTGTCCGACGGGCGCGCGGACCGTGCCCTCGCTACCGTCGCTGTCCCGAGGCGGGTACCCCACCGACCCGTTCTCACACATCGAGGAGCGATGCACGCACGTGCAGGCCACCGACCCGGCACCCCAGCGCGGCCCGCGATCCGGCGGACCGGCGTCCGCGGCGCCCCGGGTCCCGGGATCGGCGGTACCGGGCTCGGCCCGCTCCGAACTCGACGAGCAGACCCTCGTGGCCAGGGCCCAGGACGGTGACGTCCACTCCTTCGCCGAGCTCGCCCGCCGGCACCAGGACGCGTTGTTCCGGGTGGCGGTGCGGGTGCTCGGGCAACGCGCGGACGCCGAGGACGCGCTGCAGGAGGCGCTGATCGACGCCTGGCGGCGGATCGGGACCTTCCGCGGCGACGCGGCGTTCTCCACCTGGATGTACCGGATCGTCACCAACCGGTGCACGGCGGTGATCCGGCGGAAGCGCCCGACCGTCCCGCTCCCCGACGACGACGCTCCCGGTGCGATGCTCGACGCGGGCTCCGGCTCACCGGAGCGGGCCGCCGAGGTCGACGCCGAGCTGGCCGCCCTGTCCCGTGCGCTCGCCGACCTGCCCGGCGAGCAGCGCACCTGCTGGGTGCTGCGCGAGCTGGAAGGCCTGGGCTACGCGGAGATCGCGCACATCACCGGAGCCTCCGAGACAGCCGTGCGCGGCCGTCTCCACCGGGCACGGACGGCGCTGGCGGAGAGGATGCGGGCATGGCGGTAGAGCAGGTGGAGCCGTTGGCCTGCGGCCGGGACGCCGCCGACGTCTGGGAGCACGCCGAGGCCGGCACGCTGGACGAGCACGAGCTGAGCTGCCCGCACTGCCGGTCGGCGCGGGCCGATCACGACCGGCTCGGCGGGCTGGTGACCCGGATGGCGGCGGAGCCGTTGCGTCCCCCGCCCTCGGTACTGGAGCAGGTGCTCGGCGCCGTCGTCGCCGAGCTGCGCCCGCACGAACTGCTGGCACTCGGCCCGGACGCCTGGCTGGGCCGGCCGACGGCGGAGGCCGCGCTGCGCCACGTCGTCGACTCGATGGGCGGGCTGCGCGCACGGCACTGCCGGATCGAGCAGCACGGGCCGGTCGGGGACGGCCCGGTTCCGGTCTGGGTCCGGATGACGGTGACGGCCCGGTTCGGGGTCGACCTGGCGTCGGTCACCGCCCGGGTCCGGCAGATGGTCATCTCGGCCGGGGAGGGGACACTCGGTGTCCCGATCGCCGGCGTCGACATCCATGTGGAGGACCTGTGGGACGACGCGGCGGAGGTCCGGCGATGACGACCAGATTGCGGGTCTCCGATCTCGCGCTGGCGCGCGTCGCCGCGCACCGGGCCCGTGCGGTGCCCGGCGTGGTGATGCTGGTCGGTGACATGACCCAGACGCTGCTCGGGCTGGCAGCGGACTGGCTCCCCCGCGAGCCGGTACCGCCGGAGCTCCGCAGCCACGGCGTCGTCGCGACGGTGCACGGCCGCGAGGCCGAGGTCCGGGTGACGGTGGCGATCCGCTTCGGCACCGGGTGCGCCGCCCTCGCCGAGCAGGTGCAGGCCGAGGTGGCGCAGGAGATCGCCGCGACCACCGGGCTGGTAGCCCGGGTCCGCGTCACGATCGCCGAGGTCATCCTCCCCGAGTGACCGGGCCGGTCCCGGCGAGTACGCAGTCCCCGCAGGTCCCGCCGCCGGGGACGTGCACGTAGAGACAACAGGAGCGGCGCCGGAAGGCCCACCCGTCCGACGACCCCCGGCCGCTCCCGGGCCCGCGC is from Pseudonocardia autotrophica and encodes:
- a CDS encoding Asp23/Gls24 family envelope stress response protein, with the protein product MTTRLRVSDLALARVAAHRARAVPGVVMLVGDMTQTLLGLAADWLPREPVPPELRSHGVVATVHGREAEVRVTVAIRFGTGCAALAEQVQAEVAQEIAATTGLVARVRVTIAEVILPE
- a CDS encoding RNA polymerase sigma factor, producing the protein MQATDPAPQRGPRSGGPASAAPRVPGSAVPGSARSELDEQTLVARAQDGDVHSFAELARRHQDALFRVAVRVLGQRADAEDALQEALIDAWRRIGTFRGDAAFSTWMYRIVTNRCTAVIRRKRPTVPLPDDDAPGAMLDAGSGSPERAAEVDAELAALSRALADLPGEQRTCWVLRELEGLGYAEIAHITGASETAVRGRLHRARTALAERMRAWR
- a CDS encoding CsbD family protein, producing MGLGDKISNKTEELGGKAKEAAGEATDDKDLQAEGKVDQASGNLKQAGEKIKDTFTKD
- a CDS encoding Asp23/Gls24 family envelope stress response protein — encoded protein: MAVEQVEPLACGRDAADVWEHAEAGTLDEHELSCPHCRSARADHDRLGGLVTRMAAEPLRPPPSVLEQVLGAVVAELRPHELLALGPDAWLGRPTAEAALRHVVDSMGGLRARHCRIEQHGPVGDGPVPVWVRMTVTARFGVDLASVTARVRQMVISAGEGTLGVPIAGVDIHVEDLWDDAAEVRR